The following coding sequences lie in one Methanopyrus sp. SNP6 genomic window:
- a CDS encoding AIM24 family protein, whose amino-acid sequence MVRLVSVGKHGGVSVEVLHPQDLPPQLTSFCKIKINGARVISRKSNIVAFRGRPSLEPLDEPGNFISIAARESEVMIVGDPYLRVLAIDEGERIVVNTDRLLACLDFETVELQNDEITVVECVGPDIVVLACSSPVVASLKLEGDTAHVQTGSILCWWGNIHMETVSGFLKLSGQGHVILSITKKPDTTEKAVTSRKVSPWI is encoded by the coding sequence TTGGTCCGACTCGTGTCGGTAGGGAAGCATGGCGGTGTATCCGTCGAAGTCCTACACCCGCAAGATCTTCCCCCGCAGTTGACTTCATTCTGTAAGATTAAGATCAACGGAGCCAGAGTCATCTCTCGTAAGAGCAATATCGTAGCCTTCCGTGGTAGACCGTCCCTGGAGCCGCTCGACGAACCAGGCAATTTCATATCGATCGCCGCTCGTGAGAGCGAGGTCATGATAGTCGGTGATCCGTATCTGCGAGTGCTTGCGATCGATGAGGGCGAACGGATCGTCGTGAATACGGACCGTCTCCTCGCCTGCCTTGACTTCGAGACCGTGGAACTACAGAACGACGAGATTACGGTGGTCGAGTGCGTAGGACCTGATATCGTGGTTCTCGCGTGTTCGAGCCCCGTAGTCGCGTCGCTGAAGCTGGAAGGAGACACCGCACACGTACAGACGGGGAGCATCCTGTGTTGGTGGGGAAATATCCACATGGAGACTGTCAGTGGCTTCCTCAAGCTCTCCGGCCAGGGTCACGTGATATTGTCCATCACCAAGAAACCAGACACCACCGAGAAGGCCGTCACATCGAGAAAAGTCAGCCCTTGGATTTAG
- a CDS encoding MBL fold metallo-hydrolase, with amino-acid sequence MYSDGEVRVFRVGGKGITPSPDCNCYLLAVGGEGILIDLGASGEIIEKLPGDVDVRYALLTHCHFDHAASGPDALEAGLEIGVHRAEAEVLREGDAELSAAYLFGRSMPAYEPSFTFRDRETFDVGGEEVEVLYTPGHSPGSCCFLLGDLAFTGDTVFGFGPGRWDLPGGDREKLCESLERLLSTGVRSIFPGHGYEVIGEAVPAIEAALREAEKDI; translated from the coding sequence GTGTACTCAGACGGCGAAGTGAGGGTGTTCCGGGTCGGCGGTAAGGGGATTACACCCTCGCCGGACTGCAACTGTTACCTGTTGGCCGTGGGTGGCGAGGGGATCCTCATCGATCTAGGAGCTTCCGGAGAGATCATCGAGAAGTTACCCGGGGACGTGGACGTCAGGTACGCCTTGCTCACGCACTGCCACTTCGATCACGCAGCCTCGGGTCCTGACGCCCTGGAAGCCGGGCTCGAGATAGGAGTGCACCGAGCGGAGGCCGAGGTGCTGCGAGAGGGAGACGCCGAACTGTCGGCGGCGTACCTTTTCGGACGTTCGATGCCAGCGTACGAGCCATCCTTCACGTTCCGAGACAGGGAGACGTTCGACGTGGGTGGTGAAGAGGTGGAGGTCCTGTACACCCCAGGACACTCCCCCGGGAGCTGCTGTTTCCTGCTCGGTGACTTGGCGTTCACCGGGGATACCGTGTTCGGGTTCGGTCCTGGTAGGTGGGACCTCCCGGGCGGGGATAGGGAGAAGCTGTGCGAGTCCTTGGAGCGGCTGTTGAGCACGGGCGTTCGGTCGATATTCCCCGGGCACGGATACGAGGTGATCGGAGAGGCAGTCCCGGCAATAGAGGCGGCGTTGCGTGAGGCCGAAAAAGATATTTAG
- a CDS encoding class I SAM-dependent methyltransferase, whose translation MRPEELALKAVREALRRTVFDPDAWTHVTVVSDDALHVHILTNQRKNVEGKGGRNRQYLEGYTEGYLAAHGHDVVVHVSIVGAGLKDETEEFRYLPLERALKEGVIEEDSPIHRVCDRLGIEYVVLGAREIVGPNPALVEVVESLKGERAVDVFTGTGAGALAAVEADFKEVYAIDLKVHPKVRERLESEGVEVIEADFRDVDLREFEPIDLLTADPPYASTFEFLEKLSEERPRVDTAVVCHGFSSWTRAVREIRGFLIELFEDVKPVSKYDHELSVCHRLRD comes from the coding sequence ATGCGACCAGAGGAACTCGCGCTGAAAGCCGTACGGGAGGCTCTCCGGAGGACCGTGTTCGACCCGGACGCCTGGACGCACGTCACCGTGGTATCCGACGACGCTCTCCACGTGCATATCCTGACCAATCAGCGTAAGAACGTTGAGGGAAAAGGCGGCCGTAACCGCCAATACCTCGAAGGGTACACCGAGGGATACCTGGCCGCCCACGGGCACGACGTCGTGGTCCATGTCTCCATCGTCGGGGCGGGCCTCAAGGACGAGACCGAGGAGTTCCGGTACCTGCCGCTGGAACGAGCCCTGAAAGAAGGGGTGATCGAGGAGGATTCCCCCATCCACAGGGTCTGTGATCGGTTGGGCATCGAGTACGTCGTCCTCGGCGCCCGCGAGATCGTCGGGCCAAACCCGGCCCTCGTCGAGGTCGTCGAAAGCCTCAAAGGGGAGCGCGCCGTCGACGTCTTCACCGGGACCGGTGCGGGGGCGCTCGCCGCGGTCGAGGCGGACTTCAAAGAGGTCTACGCGATCGATCTGAAGGTGCATCCCAAGGTCCGCGAACGTCTAGAGTCGGAAGGGGTCGAGGTAATCGAGGCCGACTTCCGCGACGTCGACTTGCGGGAGTTCGAACCGATCGACCTCCTCACCGCAGACCCACCGTACGCGTCCACCTTCGAGTTCCTAGAAAAGCTCTCCGAGGAACGTCCACGAGTCGACACCGCCGTCGTCTGCCACGGCTTCTCCTCCTGGACGCGAGCCGTGCGGGAGATCCGAGGCTTTCTGATCGAGCTGTTCGAGGACGTCAAGCCGGTGTCCAAGTACGATCACGAGCTCAGCGTCTGCCACCGCCTACGAGACTGA
- a CDS encoding aconitase X, with protein sequence MYLTKEEERILNGEEGELKAKLMEVLVKLGDVFDAERLVRPASVHVSGVSYGTIGDAGLRFLRKVAEAGLKVSVPTSVNPCGICLDGNLPVDEEFERRQREIMDALESLGTAPVYTCVPYQQGFQPSRGDLLAWGESSAVFVANTYYGARANREGAPATVAAAVVGRIPEYGMHLDENRVAEYEVVVEFEPRNDFEWSALGYYLGEVLDGIPVLRLPTVPSLSNVKYMGAAAAASGALAMAYIPGITPEEPRVDGTERIEVERKDVFDLVEERFGTEREGFSFTGCPHRPDGEIPRFDGCAICCPANATLDGHRLRGTCPVVAPIEDVYDVVFTDSLKAAHYLASRVEVNVGPL encoded by the coding sequence TTGTACCTGACGAAAGAGGAGGAGCGGATCCTGAACGGCGAGGAGGGCGAGCTGAAGGCCAAGCTCATGGAAGTGTTGGTAAAGCTCGGGGATGTCTTCGACGCGGAGCGACTCGTGAGGCCCGCCTCGGTGCACGTATCCGGGGTGTCGTACGGAACGATCGGTGACGCGGGACTGAGGTTCCTGAGGAAGGTAGCGGAGGCTGGTCTGAAGGTCTCGGTCCCGACGAGCGTGAACCCATGTGGCATCTGTCTGGACGGTAACCTCCCGGTAGACGAGGAGTTCGAGCGGAGGCAACGCGAGATCATGGACGCCTTGGAGTCACTGGGTACGGCCCCGGTGTACACGTGCGTGCCGTACCAGCAGGGGTTTCAACCCTCACGCGGTGATCTCTTGGCGTGGGGGGAATCCTCCGCCGTCTTCGTGGCGAACACGTATTACGGTGCGCGGGCGAACCGTGAAGGGGCACCGGCGACTGTCGCGGCGGCGGTCGTGGGGAGGATCCCGGAGTACGGGATGCACCTGGACGAGAATCGGGTGGCGGAGTACGAAGTAGTCGTCGAGTTCGAGCCGCGGAACGACTTTGAGTGGTCGGCGCTGGGATACTACCTTGGGGAGGTGCTCGACGGGATCCCGGTACTGAGATTGCCAACGGTTCCCTCGCTGTCGAACGTGAAGTACATGGGAGCCGCGGCGGCGGCCTCGGGAGCGCTGGCTATGGCTTACATTCCAGGGATCACGCCGGAGGAGCCACGGGTGGACGGTACCGAAAGGATCGAGGTGGAGCGGAAGGACGTGTTCGACCTTGTAGAGGAGAGGTTCGGGACGGAGCGTGAGGGGTTCTCGTTCACCGGGTGTCCTCACAGACCCGACGGTGAGATTCCGAGGTTCGACGGCTGCGCGATCTGCTGTCCGGCGAACGCGACACTCGACGGGCACAGGCTCCGGGGAACGTGCCCCGTAGTCGCGCCGATCGAGGACGTCTACGACGTGGTGTTCACAGACTCGCTGAAGGCCGCCCACTACTTGGCGTCACGGGTCGAGGTGAACGTGGGTCCGCTGTGA
- a CDS encoding SAM-dependent methyltransferase, giving the protein MSEPNVVELFHGDLYSIAYRAGLDKFLPIIGRARITPAELTLAGLLELGYDVEVTTLEGKSLPGRRRIELADEVKEVVTGRYVENLLDSDRVHHLRLSARCLGAKVKIHYSSDWGMEVGGYGVNPSKLHKNRALVKLLEFVSTREPSFTDLVVDLGAAPGGWSSFAAQVAENVVAVDPARLEDRVRELENVHHLRITAHEFVLPEMIVVGFPGEKVTLLSDIYSGNPEDDLYAVLRLLERLENDVAWGFVKVAPAGDDVLEWFMEEIEEAGFAVENVNLESASSNETFVYFRE; this is encoded by the coding sequence GTGTCTGAGCCGAACGTAGTGGAGCTGTTCCACGGCGACCTGTACTCTATCGCGTACCGAGCGGGGCTGGACAAGTTCCTACCAATAATCGGAAGGGCGCGCATCACCCCGGCAGAACTGACGCTCGCGGGACTGTTGGAGCTAGGGTATGATGTGGAAGTCACTACGCTGGAGGGGAAATCGCTACCCGGCCGGAGGAGAATAGAACTGGCGGACGAGGTGAAGGAGGTTGTGACCGGACGGTACGTGGAGAACCTCTTGGACTCGGACCGCGTGCATCACCTCAGGCTTTCCGCTAGGTGTCTCGGGGCGAAGGTCAAAATACATTACTCATCCGACTGGGGGATGGAGGTAGGAGGCTACGGGGTGAATCCTTCGAAGCTTCATAAGAACCGAGCGTTGGTGAAATTGTTGGAGTTCGTGTCGACGCGTGAGCCGTCCTTCACGGATCTCGTGGTGGACTTAGGGGCGGCTCCCGGAGGCTGGTCGTCCTTCGCGGCGCAGGTTGCGGAGAACGTGGTCGCCGTCGACCCAGCGAGGTTGGAGGATCGAGTGAGAGAGCTGGAGAACGTGCATCACCTGCGTATCACGGCCCACGAGTTCGTCCTCCCCGAGATGATCGTGGTCGGATTCCCCGGGGAGAAAGTGACGCTGCTCTCGGACATTTACTCCGGAAACCCCGAGGACGACCTGTATGCGGTCCTTCGGCTGCTGGAGCGTCTCGAGAACGATGTCGCGTGGGGTTTCGTGAAGGTGGCGCCGGCGGGGGACGATGTGTTGGAATGGTTCATGGAGGAGATCGAAGAGGCGGGGTTCGCGGTGGAGAACGTTAATCTCGAGTCGGCGAGCTCGAACGAGACGTTCGTTTACTTCCGAGAGTGA
- a CDS encoding cupin domain-containing protein — protein sequence MKRSPRDSEPYVTLDGSLIYEVVRPEFSRVKTVSLAVAEVPPGESTVPHYHIDFDEVYWVLEGRGIVHVGSRSLEVHPENCVEIPRGSVHWVENDGSETLRILCVCSPPYRHETTITLGSKRTSRSSSPTRD from the coding sequence TTGAAACGTAGCCCGCGTGACTCCGAACCCTACGTAACACTCGACGGCTCGCTGATCTACGAAGTCGTACGTCCAGAGTTCTCCCGCGTTAAGACCGTGAGCCTGGCTGTCGCGGAGGTTCCACCAGGAGAGTCCACGGTACCTCACTACCACATCGACTTTGACGAGGTGTACTGGGTCCTGGAGGGTCGGGGCATCGTACACGTCGGATCTAGATCTTTGGAGGTTCATCCGGAGAACTGTGTGGAAATCCCCCGTGGCTCGGTACACTGGGTCGAGAACGACGGCTCGGAGACGCTGAGGATACTTTGTGTGTGCTCTCCTCCTTACCGCCACGAGACCACCATCACTCTCGGAAGTAAACGAACGTCTCGTTCGAGCTCGCCGACTCGAGATTAA
- a CDS encoding cobyrinate a,c-diamide synthase: protein MPIPRIVLAGSSSACGKTMITAGIIRALRDDGYEVQPFKVGPDYIDPSYHWLASGRPCGNLDTFLFREEHVIWLFQHRCEGADLAVVEGVRGLYEGIGAVGVRGSTYHVSEVLNAPVVLIVDARSLTKSVAALVKGYTELEGANIVGVILNRIRSEVHYRKARRALVKYTDVKVLGYVPRDRRLKVEYRHLGLVPTPERLEEMRERLRTVAEVISEHVDLDALIDVAKAAGPLGPGERPWEVNPTKCRIAVAKDEAFNFYYPENLEALEENGAKLLEFSPVRDEDVPPDADALYIGGGYPELFARQLEDAESTRDSIRELAESGAPIYAECGGFMYLCKELRWNEDRYRWVGVFDVAVEMTDRVQGLSYTIARAVDDTPVTRKGEMFKGHEFHYSRLVRPEGLESAYRIIRGQGWRGREGFRPKDFPNVLGTYVHVHAASHLTFATNFAGSVES, encoded by the coding sequence CGATTATATCGATCCGTCGTACCACTGGCTGGCTTCCGGGCGACCGTGTGGTAACCTCGACACGTTCCTCTTCCGCGAGGAGCACGTTATATGGCTCTTCCAGCACCGATGTGAGGGCGCCGATCTCGCCGTCGTGGAGGGAGTTCGAGGGCTTTACGAGGGTATCGGCGCTGTCGGTGTTAGGGGAAGCACGTACCACGTCTCCGAGGTCCTCAACGCGCCCGTAGTGTTGATCGTCGACGCCCGGAGTCTCACCAAGAGTGTGGCGGCGTTGGTGAAGGGATACACAGAACTGGAAGGAGCGAACATAGTCGGCGTGATACTGAACCGCATCAGGTCAGAGGTTCACTACCGCAAGGCGCGACGCGCTCTGGTTAAGTACACCGATGTCAAAGTCCTGGGTTACGTCCCCAGGGACCGCAGGCTCAAGGTGGAGTACCGGCATTTGGGTTTGGTACCGACTCCCGAACGCCTCGAGGAGATGAGGGAACGTCTCCGCACAGTGGCTGAAGTGATCTCCGAGCACGTGGACCTGGACGCGCTCATCGATGTGGCGAAGGCCGCCGGCCCACTGGGGCCAGGGGAGCGTCCCTGGGAAGTGAACCCGACCAAATGCCGCATCGCCGTGGCTAAGGATGAAGCCTTCAACTTCTACTACCCGGAGAACCTGGAGGCGCTCGAGGAGAACGGCGCGAAGCTCCTGGAGTTCAGCCCAGTACGCGACGAGGACGTTCCACCCGACGCTGATGCACTTTACATCGGAGGTGGCTATCCGGAGCTGTTCGCACGTCAGCTGGAAGATGCCGAGAGTACGCGTGACTCCATCCGAGAGTTGGCGGAGTCGGGTGCTCCGATATACGCGGAATGCGGCGGCTTTATGTACTTGTGTAAGGAGCTCAGGTGGAACGAGGACAGGTACAGGTGGGTAGGAGTCTTTGACGTAGCGGTCGAGATGACGGATAGGGTTCAAGGTCTCAGCTACACGATCGCCCGCGCCGTGGACGACACCCCGGTAACGCGTAAGGGTGAGATGTTCAAGGGCCACGAGTTCCATTACTCACGCCTCGTGAGGCCAGAAGGTCTCGAGAGTGCGTATCGGATAATCCGCGGTCAAGGTTGGCGCGGACGGGAGGGGTTCCGACCCAAAGACTTCCCGAACGTGTTGGGAACGTACGTCCACGTACACGCGGCCTCCCATCTGACGTTCGCCACTAACTTCGCGGGGAGTGTCGAGTCTTGA